A section of the Streptomyces sp. SCL15-4 genome encodes:
- a CDS encoding aldo/keto reductase produces MRYTLFGRTGLRVSELALGTMTFGEDWGWGADKDTSARILDVYAEAGGNFVDTANNYTAGSAERILGELLAGRRDRFVLASKYTCGTRDGDPNAAGNHRGNLVRSVEDSLRRLRTDRLDVLWVHARDNFTPVEEVMRALDDVVRAGKVLYVGVSDWPAWEIAQANTLAELRGWTCFAGSQLRYSLLERTPERELLPQARAFDLAVFAWAPLAEGRLTGKYRRGESGRLDTRDEPPGAREEEVVGAVLEVAEAGGWSPAQVALAWLLGRPGNVVPIVSATRPEQLADNLGCTGVRLDADARARLDEVSAVPLGFPHDFLREAAVTRNVYGDRWPDIADRRSTYRRTAHDVL; encoded by the coding sequence GTGCGGTACACGCTGTTCGGACGGACCGGGTTGCGCGTCAGCGAGCTGGCGCTGGGCACCATGACCTTCGGGGAGGACTGGGGGTGGGGCGCCGACAAGGACACCAGCGCCCGGATCCTGGACGTCTACGCCGAGGCGGGCGGCAACTTCGTCGACACCGCGAACAACTACACCGCGGGCAGCGCCGAGCGGATCCTCGGCGAGCTGCTCGCCGGACGCCGCGACCGGTTCGTGCTGGCGAGCAAGTACACCTGCGGCACCCGTGACGGCGACCCCAACGCGGCGGGCAACCACCGCGGGAACCTCGTGCGGTCGGTGGAGGACAGCCTGCGCCGGCTGCGCACCGACCGGCTGGACGTGCTGTGGGTGCACGCCCGGGACAACTTCACCCCGGTGGAGGAGGTGATGCGCGCCCTGGACGACGTCGTCCGCGCCGGCAAGGTGCTCTACGTGGGCGTGTCGGACTGGCCGGCCTGGGAGATCGCGCAGGCCAACACCCTGGCCGAGCTGCGCGGCTGGACCTGCTTCGCCGGTTCGCAGCTGCGCTACAGCCTGCTGGAACGCACTCCGGAACGCGAACTGCTGCCGCAGGCCCGGGCGTTCGACCTCGCCGTGTTCGCCTGGGCGCCGCTGGCGGAGGGCCGGCTCACGGGGAAGTACCGGCGCGGGGAGTCCGGGCGGCTGGACACGCGGGACGAGCCGCCCGGGGCCCGGGAGGAGGAGGTCGTCGGCGCGGTGCTGGAGGTCGCCGAGGCGGGCGGCTGGAGCCCGGCGCAGGTGGCCCTGGCCTGGCTGCTGGGCCGGCCCGGGAACGTCGTGCCGATCGTGTCGGCCACCCGGCCGGAGCAGCTCGCGGACAACCTGGGGTGCACCGGGGTGCGGCTCGACGCGGACGCGCGGGCCCGTCTGGACGAGGTGAGCGCGGTGCCGCTGGGTTTCCCGCACGACTTCCTGCGGGAGGCCGCCGTCACCCGCAATGTGTACGGCGACCGCTGGCCGGACATCGCCGACCGCCGCTCCACGTACCGCCGTACCGCGCACGACGTCCTGTGA
- a CDS encoding low specificity L-threonine aldolase, with protein MNPPKTDARRHHDPQVRGFASDNYAGVHPEILAALALANGGHQVAYGEDDYTEHLQRIVRSHFGATAEAFPVFNGTGANVVALQAVTDRWGAVICAESAHINVDEGGAPERMGGLKLLTVPTPDGKLTPELIDRQAWGWEDEHRAMPQVVSITQSTELGTLYTPGEIRAICEHAHARGMKVHLDGSRIANAAASLDVPMRTFTNAVGVDILSLGGTKNGALFGEAVVVINQDAVRQMKHLRKMSMQLASKMRFVSVQLEALLAKDLWLRNARHANEMAQRLAEGVRAVHGVEILYPVQSNGVFARLPHDVSERLQKRFRFYFWDEAAGVVRWMCSFDTTEDDVDAFLAALKEEMAR; from the coding sequence GTGAACCCTCCCAAGACCGACGCGCGTCGCCATCACGACCCGCAGGTCCGCGGTTTCGCCAGTGACAACTACGCCGGAGTCCATCCCGAGATACTGGCCGCCCTGGCCCTGGCCAACGGCGGCCACCAGGTGGCGTACGGCGAGGACGACTACACCGAGCACCTCCAGCGGATCGTCCGCAGCCATTTCGGGGCCACCGCCGAGGCCTTCCCGGTCTTCAACGGCACCGGCGCCAACGTGGTCGCGCTCCAGGCGGTCACCGACCGCTGGGGCGCGGTGATCTGCGCCGAGAGCGCGCACATCAACGTCGACGAGGGCGGTGCTCCCGAGCGCATGGGCGGGCTGAAGCTGCTCACCGTGCCCACGCCCGACGGCAAGCTCACCCCGGAGCTGATCGACCGGCAGGCCTGGGGCTGGGAGGACGAGCACCGCGCGATGCCGCAGGTCGTGTCGATCACCCAGTCCACCGAGCTGGGCACCCTCTACACGCCCGGGGAGATCCGCGCGATCTGCGAACACGCCCACGCGCGCGGCATGAAGGTGCACCTGGACGGCTCCCGGATCGCCAACGCCGCCGCCTCCCTGGACGTGCCCATGCGGACGTTCACCAACGCGGTGGGCGTGGACATCCTCTCGCTGGGCGGGACGAAGAACGGCGCGCTGTTCGGCGAGGCCGTCGTCGTCATCAACCAGGACGCGGTGCGGCAGATGAAGCACCTGCGGAAGATGTCGATGCAACTGGCCTCCAAGATGCGCTTCGTCTCGGTGCAGTTGGAGGCGCTGCTCGCCAAGGACCTGTGGCTGCGCAACGCCCGGCACGCCAACGAGATGGCCCAGCGGCTCGCCGAGGGCGTCCGCGCGGTGCACGGCGTGGAGATTCTCTACCCGGTCCAGTCCAACGGCGTCTTCGCCCGGCTCCCGCACGACGTGAGCGAGCGGCTGCAGAAGCGGTTCCGGTTCTACTTCTGGGACGAGGCCGCCGGAGTGGTGCGCTGGATGTGCTCGTTCGACACCACGGAGGACGACGTGGACGCGTTCCTGGCGGCCCTGAAGGAGGAGATGGCCCGCTGA
- a CDS encoding MarR family transcriptional regulator, whose translation MTATNGQATPGSEATGARTGTGPDPARGDTVSAVVRQWQSVHPRLDTGPMEIIGRINRCAALLQQAEDAPLRRAGLSRAEFDLLGALRRTGHELTPGELARETFSSGAAVTKRLKQLTERGLVERRGDTRDRRVAHVRLTDAGRGLVDGILPEQLAYETAVLSVLPPGDQGELAGLLAELLGRLEGRMGALRA comes from the coding sequence ATGACGGCGACGAACGGCCAGGCGACGCCCGGAAGCGAAGCGACCGGTGCCCGGACCGGGACCGGCCCCGATCCCGCGCGCGGCGACACCGTCTCCGCCGTCGTCCGCCAGTGGCAGTCCGTCCACCCCCGGCTGGACACCGGGCCGATGGAGATCATCGGCCGGATCAACCGCTGCGCCGCGCTGCTCCAGCAGGCCGAGGACGCCCCGCTGCGCCGGGCCGGACTGAGCCGTGCGGAGTTCGACCTGCTCGGCGCGCTGCGCCGCACCGGCCACGAGCTGACCCCGGGGGAGCTGGCCCGGGAGACCTTCTCCTCCGGGGCCGCCGTCACCAAGCGGCTCAAGCAGCTGACCGAGCGCGGCCTGGTCGAACGGCGCGGCGACACCCGCGACCGGCGCGTGGCCCACGTCCGGCTCACCGACGCCGGCCGCGGCCTCGTCGACGGCATCCTTCCCGAGCAGCTCGCCTACGAGACGGCCGTCCTGTCCGTCCTGCCTCCCGGCGACCAAGGCGAACTGGCCGGGCTCCTCGCCGAGTTGCTGGGCCGCCTGGAGGGCCGGATGGGCGCGTTGCGGGCCTAG
- a CDS encoding VOC family protein encodes MVHVLSGRTLLRPSDPERSRTFYGEQLGLSVYREFGTGPERGTVYFLGGGFLELSGRSDDPPSPAVRLWLQVEDASAAYEELRARGVDIVRPPVKEPWGLVEMWIADPDGTQIVLVEIPADHPLRYRPGI; translated from the coding sequence ATGGTGCATGTACTCAGCGGCCGGACCCTGCTCCGGCCCTCCGACCCCGAACGCTCCCGGACCTTCTACGGCGAACAGCTGGGGCTGTCCGTCTACCGCGAGTTCGGTACCGGCCCCGAACGCGGCACGGTGTACTTCCTGGGCGGCGGTTTCCTGGAGCTGTCCGGCCGCTCCGACGACCCGCCCTCCCCCGCGGTACGGCTGTGGCTCCAGGTCGAGGACGCGTCGGCGGCGTACGAGGAGCTGCGGGCGCGGGGCGTGGACATCGTGCGGCCGCCGGTGAAGGAGCCGTGGGGTCTGGTCGAGATGTGGATCGCCGACCCCGACGGCACGCAGATCGTCCTGGTGGAGATCCCGGCGGACCATCCCCTGCGCTACCGGCCCGGAATCTAG
- a CDS encoding DUF6421 family protein, which produces MTEILVQAGAEERAPSLTRVVEHPAWTVLKDAVEQIRPWQSKDGSIDFDAEGAPRRAEAVAAVERVAEAVERLSPLVPHDAAYHQALVKDLRRWAEGGFEVPDFLDSLLAFQPAAHRVDGLQHLVVFPMYTQNGNPDRNLEAVVLRMVWPDWLAELERTRYDNPLFCGITFEDFTSGYDTNSAVLFPETIAVREAPERFSWGGIFCDREAARFRRVTDAAVDILGLELPEDIAAMVHDQRRCEEAFVLWDMVHDRTHSHGDLPFDPFMIKQRQPFWMYGLEELRCDLTAFKEAVKLQADGVPQARDVQYAVLFDRMFRFPVTGDRNRNYDGLGGQLLFAYLHKHDVIRWTDNKLSIDWERAPQVTNQLCAEIEKLYRDGIDRPKLVHWFAGYELVRTYLAPHPGSKWAKGPDALDLTQPPRKLVDDVLPDEFPLSMFYEALSKKLKNVIASTKGITADGTERIAA; this is translated from the coding sequence ATGACGGAAATTCTTGTGCAGGCAGGCGCGGAGGAGCGGGCTCCTTCGCTGACCAGGGTGGTTGAGCACCCGGCCTGGACCGTGCTCAAGGATGCCGTGGAGCAGATCCGGCCATGGCAGTCGAAGGACGGCTCGATCGACTTCGACGCCGAGGGCGCCCCGCGGCGGGCCGAGGCCGTGGCGGCCGTCGAGCGCGTCGCCGAAGCGGTCGAGCGCCTCTCCCCGCTGGTTCCGCACGACGCCGCCTACCACCAGGCCCTCGTGAAGGACCTGCGCCGCTGGGCCGAGGGCGGCTTCGAGGTCCCGGACTTCCTGGACTCGCTGCTGGCCTTCCAGCCCGCCGCGCACCGCGTGGACGGCCTCCAGCACCTGGTCGTCTTCCCCATGTACACGCAGAACGGCAACCCGGACCGCAACCTCGAGGCGGTCGTGCTGCGCATGGTCTGGCCGGACTGGCTGGCCGAGCTGGAGCGCACCCGGTACGACAACCCGCTCTTCTGCGGCATCACCTTCGAGGACTTCACCTCGGGCTACGACACCAACTCGGCCGTCCTCTTCCCGGAGACCATCGCCGTCCGCGAAGCGCCGGAACGTTTCTCCTGGGGTGGCATCTTCTGCGACCGCGAGGCCGCCCGGTTCCGCCGTGTCACCGACGCCGCCGTGGACATCCTGGGCCTGGAGCTGCCCGAGGACATCGCCGCGATGGTGCACGACCAGAGGCGCTGCGAAGAGGCCTTCGTCCTGTGGGACATGGTCCACGACCGCACCCACAGCCACGGCGACCTGCCGTTCGACCCGTTCATGATCAAGCAGCGCCAGCCGTTCTGGATGTACGGCCTGGAGGAGCTGCGCTGTGACCTCACCGCCTTCAAGGAGGCCGTGAAGCTCCAGGCGGACGGCGTCCCGCAGGCCCGTGACGTGCAGTACGCGGTGCTCTTCGACCGCATGTTCCGCTTCCCCGTCACCGGCGACCGCAACCGCAACTACGACGGCCTCGGCGGCCAGCTGCTCTTCGCCTACCTGCACAAGCACGACGTCATCCGCTGGACCGACAACAAGCTCTCCATCGACTGGGAGCGCGCCCCGCAGGTCACCAACCAGCTGTGCGCCGAGATCGAGAAGCTCTACCGGGACGGCATCGACCGCCCGAAGCTCGTGCACTGGTTCGCCGGCTACGAACTGGTCCGCACCTACCTCGCCCCGCACCCCGGCTCCAAGTGGGCCAAGGGCCCCGACGCCCTGGACCTGACCCAGCCGCCGCGCAAACTGGTGGACGACGTGCTTCCGGACGAGTTTCCGCTGAGCATGTTCTATGAGGCGCTGTCCAAGAAGCTGAAGAATGTGATCGCCTCCACCAAGGGCATCACGGCGGACGGCACCGAGCGGATCGCCGCGTGA
- a CDS encoding lysophospholipid acyltransferase family protein gives MAELVYRPVIGIAKTAFKAWDLKIDCRGSENIPRSGGAVLVSNHISYLDFVFNGLAALPQKRLVRFMAKESVFRHRISGPLMRSMKHIPVDRGQGEAAYSHALDALRSGEVIGVFPEATISQSFTLKSFKSGAARLAQEAGVPLIPMALWGTQRLWTKGQPRNFRRSHLPVTVRVGEAVEAPRDQYAGAITRRLRERVQELLEAAQRAYPGRPKGPEDAWWLPAHLGGTAPTTEELRAVQA, from the coding sequence ATGGCAGAGCTGGTCTACCGTCCCGTCATCGGTATCGCCAAGACGGCGTTCAAGGCCTGGGATCTGAAGATCGACTGCCGGGGGTCGGAGAACATCCCACGCTCGGGCGGCGCCGTGCTGGTGAGCAATCACATCAGCTATCTGGACTTCGTCTTCAACGGCCTGGCGGCCCTGCCGCAGAAGCGGCTGGTGCGCTTCATGGCGAAGGAGTCCGTCTTCCGGCACCGGATCTCCGGTCCGCTCATGCGCAGCATGAAGCACATCCCGGTGGACCGCGGGCAGGGCGAGGCGGCGTACTCGCACGCGCTGGACGCGCTGCGCTCCGGCGAGGTCATCGGGGTGTTCCCGGAGGCGACGATCTCGCAGTCCTTCACGCTGAAGAGCTTCAAGTCGGGCGCGGCCCGGCTGGCCCAGGAGGCGGGCGTCCCGCTGATCCCGATGGCGCTGTGGGGCACGCAGCGGCTGTGGACGAAGGGGCAGCCGCGCAACTTCCGGCGCAGCCATCTGCCCGTCACCGTCCGGGTCGGCGAGGCGGTGGAGGCCCCTCGCGACCAGTACGCCGGTGCCATCACCCGCCGGCTGCGCGAGCGCGTCCAGGAACTGCTGGAGGCCGCGCAGCGTGCCTACCCGGGCCGGCCCAAGGGCCCGGAGGACGCCTGGTGGCTGCCCGCGCACCTGGGCGGTACGGCGCCCACGACGGAGGAACTGCGGGCGGTCCAGGCCTGA
- a CDS encoding FUSC family protein, whose translation MSSAAPHRLPLAGVLRLGRPSDIWFKPALSVIAAVAPPNLLLLALGRLDLAMYTMAGSLCALYGHNRPYAARARTLAWVVLGMVGGLAVALLASALTTNAVVLVTVGAVLAAAQKTVCDATRVGPPGNVVLTFISSASLFAPQTPGQLPGHLGLALAAGAWAWLIGMAPGLLRPHGPERRATAQALNAAAAYAATRGTADGHARARAACAAAIHAAWQSLLAAGARPDSTRRALEQLLVRAEVALAAPADADPARLRAWSHALRGTGRVPRVEPTGALADELLGVAAEQAAPPRSLRHRLAPLAPLAVRTALGCALAGYAALALGVGRPYWALVTAASLYQANVTLTWSRGVQRVVGNLVGVLVFAALAPLTHLHPAALVLVSLALNFGAEALIGRNYWLGSVCVTPMALLITEFARSQDPAELITDRIVDTLIGALVGFAAAVAVTNRRAGARLDHALTAAERAREHAARLLADPHPRPRALEAARRTLAAALVDLRATADAAAGEWWQRALPEERVVLTEQAGHRTLAATVRRQGLLPADRDEDPGRAPGGDRDPDEATEDIRP comes from the coding sequence ATGAGCAGTGCCGCCCCCCACCGACTTCCGCTAGCCGGAGTGCTCCGCCTCGGCCGCCCCTCCGACATCTGGTTCAAGCCCGCGCTCAGCGTGATCGCCGCGGTCGCCCCGCCCAACCTCCTGCTGCTGGCCCTCGGCCGGCTCGATCTCGCCATGTACACCATGGCCGGATCGCTGTGCGCGCTCTACGGCCACAACCGGCCCTACGCCGCCCGCGCCCGCACCCTCGCCTGGGTGGTGCTCGGCATGGTCGGCGGTCTCGCCGTGGCCCTGCTCGCCTCGGCGCTGACCACGAACGCCGTCGTCCTCGTCACTGTCGGCGCCGTCCTCGCGGCGGCCCAGAAGACGGTGTGCGACGCCACCCGCGTCGGACCGCCCGGCAACGTGGTCCTCACCTTCATCAGCTCCGCCTCCCTCTTCGCCCCGCAGACCCCCGGCCAGCTGCCGGGACACCTCGGGCTGGCCCTGGCCGCCGGCGCCTGGGCCTGGCTGATCGGCATGGCACCCGGGCTGCTGCGCCCGCACGGCCCCGAGCGCCGCGCCACCGCCCAGGCCCTGAACGCCGCCGCCGCGTACGCCGCCACCCGCGGCACCGCCGACGGCCACGCCCGGGCCCGCGCCGCCTGCGCCGCCGCGATCCACGCCGCCTGGCAGTCGCTGCTCGCCGCCGGCGCCCGGCCCGACAGCACCCGGCGCGCCCTCGAACAACTCCTGGTCCGCGCCGAGGTCGCCCTCGCCGCGCCCGCCGACGCCGACCCCGCACGGCTGCGCGCCTGGTCCCACGCCCTGCGCGGCACCGGCCGGGTCCCGCGCGTGGAGCCGACGGGCGCGCTCGCCGACGAACTCCTCGGCGTCGCCGCCGAACAGGCCGCGCCGCCCCGCTCCCTCCGGCACCGCCTCGCCCCCCTCGCCCCGCTCGCCGTACGCACCGCGCTCGGCTGCGCCCTCGCCGGATACGCCGCCCTCGCCCTCGGCGTCGGCCGCCCCTACTGGGCGCTGGTCACCGCGGCCTCCCTCTACCAGGCCAACGTCACCCTCACCTGGAGCCGGGGCGTCCAGCGGGTCGTCGGCAACCTCGTCGGCGTCCTCGTCTTCGCCGCGCTCGCCCCGCTCACCCATCTGCACCCCGCCGCCCTGGTGCTGGTCTCGCTCGCCCTCAACTTCGGTGCCGAGGCGCTGATCGGCCGCAACTACTGGCTGGGCAGCGTCTGCGTCACCCCGATGGCCCTGCTGATCACCGAGTTCGCGCGCAGCCAGGACCCGGCCGAGCTGATCACCGACCGGATCGTGGACACCCTGATCGGCGCGCTGGTCGGCTTCGCCGCCGCCGTCGCCGTCACCAACCGGCGCGCCGGCGCCCGCCTGGACCACGCGCTGACCGCAGCCGAGCGCGCCCGCGAGCACGCCGCCCGCCTGCTGGCCGACCCGCACCCGCGGCCCCGCGCCCTGGAAGCCGCCCGCCGCACCCTGGCCGCCGCCCTGGTCGACCTGCGCGCCACGGCCGACGCCGCCGCCGGGGAGTGGTGGCAGCGCGCGCTGCCCGAGGAGCGGGTCGTGCTCACCGAGCAGGCCGGACACCGTACGCTCGCGGCGACGGTACGGCGCCAGGGGCTCCTGCCGGCGGACCGAGACGAGGACCCGGGCCGGGCGCCGGGCGGCGACCGGGACCCGGACGAGGCGACGGAGGACATACGGCCATGA
- a CDS encoding flavin reductase family protein produces the protein MTATPELGSPRLASPELLRSTFRRHAAGVAVITARGAGGPVGFTATSLTSVSAEPPLVSFGIGTNASSWPAIAGADHVGVHILGEHQSELAATFARSGADRFGEPTAWRDGPHGVPVLEDVLAWLVCRIVGRVPAGDHRIVLAEVVLGDPSGSGRPLLYHQGRFSGLRD, from the coding sequence ATGACGGCCACGCCCGAACTCGGCTCCCCCCGGCTCGCCTCCCCGGAACTGCTGCGCTCCACCTTCCGCCGGCACGCCGCCGGTGTGGCGGTGATCACCGCCCGCGGCGCCGGCGGCCCGGTCGGCTTCACCGCCACCTCCCTCACCTCCGTCTCCGCCGAACCCCCGCTCGTCTCCTTCGGCATCGGCACGAACGCCTCCAGCTGGCCGGCGATCGCCGGGGCGGACCACGTCGGCGTGCACATACTCGGCGAGCACCAGAGCGAGCTGGCCGCCACCTTCGCGCGCAGCGGCGCCGACCGCTTCGGCGAGCCCACCGCCTGGCGGGACGGCCCGCACGGGGTTCCGGTGCTGGAGGACGTGCTGGCGTGGCTGGTGTGCCGGATCGTCGGGCGGGTCCCGGCCGGCGACCACCGGATCGTGCTGGCCGAGGTCGTTCTCGGCGATCCCTCGGGCTCCGGCCGCCCGCTCCTCTATCACCAGGGCCGCTTCAGCGGTCTGCGGGATTGA
- a CDS encoding glycerophosphodiester phosphodiesterase, translating into MNFLTIGHRGVMGVEPENTLRSFAAAQRAGLDLIELDLHLSKDGALVVMHDAEVDRTTDGSGPIAEKTLAELRALDAGRGERVPVFEEVLEAVRTPLQAEIKDVAAARALAEVMRARDLTARVEVSSFHDEAITEIARLVPGVRTALIAGRYGTEVVDRAVAAGAATVCLNIRRLTLEIVEHARASGLRIIGWVVNTQDHLRLVRALELDGATTDYPEIKRTGRFTA; encoded by the coding sequence TTGAACTTCCTTACCATCGGTCATCGCGGGGTCATGGGCGTCGAGCCCGAGAACACCCTCCGTTCCTTCGCCGCCGCGCAGCGGGCCGGCCTCGACCTGATCGAACTCGATCTGCACCTCAGCAAGGACGGCGCCCTGGTCGTCATGCACGACGCGGAGGTGGACCGGACCACCGACGGCTCCGGGCCCATCGCCGAGAAGACCCTCGCGGAGCTGCGCGCCCTGGACGCGGGCCGCGGAGAGCGGGTGCCGGTGTTCGAAGAGGTGCTGGAGGCGGTGCGCACGCCGTTGCAGGCCGAGATCAAGGACGTGGCGGCGGCCCGGGCGCTCGCCGAGGTGATGCGCGCGCGGGACCTGACCGCGCGGGTGGAGGTGTCCTCGTTCCACGACGAGGCGATCACCGAGATCGCCCGGCTGGTGCCGGGAGTGCGCACCGCGCTGATCGCCGGCCGGTACGGCACCGAGGTGGTGGACCGCGCGGTCGCGGCGGGCGCGGCGACCGTGTGCCTGAACATCCGCCGGCTGACCCTGGAGATCGTCGAGCACGCGCGCGCGTCCGGGCTGCGGATCATCGGCTGGGTGGTCAACACCCAGGACCACCTGCGGCTGGTCCGCGCCCTGGAGCTGGACGGGGCGACGACCGACTACCCGGAGATCAAGCGCACGGGCCGGTTCACGGCGTAG
- a CDS encoding transglutaminase family protein, protein MELIQNTADLSAYLAADEAIDHHHPVVRETAARLAAEAADSYEYARAAYEFVRDAIAHSQDSGDLRVTWRASDVLALGTGICHAKSHALAALLRAEDIPAALCYQRLTDDADGHLLHGLVAVRFHGAWHRQDPRGNKPGVDARFSLAGERLAWTPDPAAGETDYPGLYAAPHPAVLTALRTAPDRPHLWKTLPASL, encoded by the coding sequence ATGGAGCTGATCCAGAACACCGCCGACCTGTCCGCCTACCTGGCCGCCGACGAGGCCATCGACCACCACCACCCGGTGGTCCGGGAGACCGCCGCCCGCCTCGCCGCCGAGGCCGCCGACTCGTATGAATATGCGCGGGCCGCCTATGAGTTCGTGCGGGACGCCATTGCGCACTCACAGGACTCCGGCGACCTCCGCGTCACCTGGCGCGCCTCCGACGTACTGGCCCTGGGCACCGGCATCTGCCACGCCAAGTCCCATGCCCTCGCCGCGCTGCTGCGGGCCGAGGACATCCCGGCGGCCCTGTGCTACCAGCGGCTGACCGACGACGCGGACGGACACCTGCTCCACGGCCTGGTCGCCGTGCGCTTCCACGGCGCCTGGCACCGGCAGGACCCCCGCGGCAACAAGCCGGGCGTGGACGCGCGCTTCTCCCTGGCCGGCGAACGGCTGGCCTGGACCCCGGACCCCGCGGCCGGCGAGACGGACTACCCGGGCCTCTACGCCGCTCCGCATCCCGCGGTCCTCACCGCCCTGCGCACGGCCCCGGACCGCCCGCACCTGTGGAAGACGCTCCCGGCGAGCCTGTGA
- a CDS encoding SDR family NAD(P)-dependent oxidoreductase, with product MSDRGRHTVQEGKNVGYVGNNGSLSGAVIAVAGAGGPAGHATLVRLAEAGAVVVGADNNPERLAEAVDAARYARGGATVTGETVDLLDPADTRAWAARIEKDHGRVDGLVHLVGGWRGSATFAETDLADWDLLEKLLVRTVQHTSLAFFEPLQRGDRGRYLLISAAGASKPTAGNAAYSAAKAAAEAWTLAMADGFRKAGGEEGPRAAAAILVVKALVHDAMRAERPNAKFAGFTDVKDLAEAVEGVWSKPAAEVNGNRLWLTEKP from the coding sequence GTGAGCGACCGCGGCCGGCACACTGTTCAAGAGGGGAAGAACGTGGGGTACGTGGGGAACAACGGGTCTCTCAGCGGTGCGGTGATCGCGGTGGCCGGCGCGGGCGGCCCCGCCGGGCACGCGACGCTGGTCCGGCTCGCCGAGGCGGGCGCGGTCGTCGTCGGCGCCGACAACAATCCCGAGCGCCTCGCGGAGGCCGTGGACGCGGCGCGCTACGCCCGCGGCGGTGCCACGGTCACCGGCGAGACCGTCGACCTGCTCGACCCGGCGGACACCCGGGCCTGGGCCGCGCGCATCGAGAAGGACCACGGCCGCGTCGACGGCCTGGTCCACCTGGTGGGCGGCTGGCGCGGCAGCGCCACCTTCGCCGAGACCGACCTCGCCGACTGGGACCTGCTGGAGAAGCTGCTGGTCCGCACGGTCCAGCACACCTCCCTCGCCTTCTTCGAGCCCCTCCAGCGCGGCGACCGCGGCCGGTACCTGCTCATCAGCGCCGCCGGCGCGTCCAAGCCGACGGCCGGCAACGCGGCGTACTCCGCCGCCAAGGCCGCCGCCGAGGCGTGGACGCTCGCCATGGCCGACGGCTTCCGCAAGGCCGGGGGCGAGGAGGGCCCGCGTGCGGCGGCTGCCATCCTGGTGGTGAAGGCGCTGGTGCACGACGCGATGCGCGCCGAACGCCCCAACGCGAAGTTCGCGGGCTTCACGGACGTCAAGGACCTGGCCGAGGCCGTCGAGGGCGTCTGGAGCAAGCCCGCCGCAGAAGTGAACGGAAACCGTCTGTGGCTGACCGAGAAGCCGTGA
- a CDS encoding GNAT family N-acetyltransferase — protein MDTPATGLTFRDATDADVDALVALVESAYRGDGSRAGWTTEADILQGQRTDPEGVLEVIKSPDSRLLTVERDGRIVACCQLEHRGDHAYFGMFAVSPGLQGAGLGKVVMAEAERRCRETWGVGEMRMTVISVRDELIAWYERRGYRRTGRMSPFPYGDERFGIPQRDDLEFELLVKKLT, from the coding sequence ATGGACACCCCCGCCACCGGACTCACCTTCCGTGACGCCACCGACGCCGACGTGGACGCCCTCGTCGCGCTGGTCGAGTCGGCGTACCGGGGGGACGGCAGCCGGGCGGGCTGGACCACCGAGGCGGACATCCTCCAGGGGCAGCGCACCGATCCCGAGGGTGTGCTGGAGGTGATCAAGTCGCCGGACAGCCGGCTGCTCACCGTGGAGCGGGACGGCCGGATCGTCGCCTGCTGCCAGCTGGAACACCGCGGTGATCACGCCTACTTCGGCATGTTCGCGGTGAGCCCCGGCCTCCAGGGCGCGGGCCTCGGCAAGGTGGTCATGGCGGAGGCGGAGCGCCGGTGCCGTGAGACCTGGGGCGTCGGCGAGATGCGCATGACGGTGATCTCCGTACGCGACGAGCTGATCGCCTGGTACGAACGCCGCGGCTACCGCCGTACGGGCCGGATGTCCCCTTTCCCGTACGGCGACGAACGCTTCGGCATCCCGCAGCGCGACGACCTGGAGTTCGAGCTGCTGGTCAAGAAGCTCACGTGA